The following are encoded together in the Scomber japonicus isolate fScoJap1 chromosome 20, fScoJap1.pri, whole genome shotgun sequence genome:
- the LOC128381390 gene encoding myosin regulatory light chain 2, skeletal muscle: MFEQSQIQEYKEAFTIIDQNRDGIISKDDLRDVLATMGQLNVKNEELEAMVKEASGPINFTVFLTMFGEKLKGADPEDVIVSAFKVLDPEATGSIKKEFLEELLTTQCDRFTPEEMTNLWAAFPPDVAGNVDYKNICYVITHGEDKEE; the protein is encoded by the exons ATGTTTGAGCAGAGCCAGATCCAGGAGTACAAGGAG GCTTTCACAATCATTGACCAGAACAGAGATGGCATCATCAGCAAGGACGACCTCAGGGACGTGCTGGCCACTATGGGCCAACTGAATGTGAAGAATGAGGAGCTTGAGGCCATGGTGAAGGAGGCCAGCGGCCCAATCAACTTCACTGTCTTCCTGACCATGTTCGGCGAGAAGCTGAAGG GTGCTGATCCCGAGGACGTCATCGTGAGCGCTTTCAAGGTCCTGGACCCCGAAGCCACTGGCTCAATCAAGAAGGAATT CCTTGAGGAGCTCCTGACCACCCAGTGCGACAGGTTCACCCCTGAGGAG ATGACCAACCTGTGGGCTGCTTTCCCCCCCGATGTGGCTGGCAATGTAGACTACAAGAACATCTGCTACGTCATCACACACGGAGAGGACAAGGAGGAATAA
- the LOC128381388 gene encoding sesquipedalian-1-like: MKIHEKLVSYFESCDSPVDKEGYLYKKGEIKTSYQKRWCVLKGNLLFYKDRPADRDVIGVIVLEGCTVQLCESEEQFAFSVVWSDPGLRTYKFAAEDQANQESWIKALLSANHNYLALLVMDLEKKYRDALGEFSGNPTNTFTMPNFHTPASRYPAANLTTQALTPYTAPAVVAGSSPTLLAPTISSKSASKRSPKLWSKRNANVVPVNTPAPPMGEWSGVCVGIKEEFSKLHEDFGKEIKELIADWSKKGWEGLAVQEDLIDFGL, translated from the exons ATGAAGATTCATGAAAAGCTTGTCTCCTACTTTGAATCCTGTGACTCACCTGTGGACAAAGAAGGTTACCTCTACAAAAAG GGTGAGATAAAGACTTCCTATCAGAAGCGCTGGTGCGTGCTGAAGGGCAACCTCCTCTTCTACAAGGACCGGCCGGCTGACCGGGACGTCATAGGAGTGATTGTTCTGGAGGGCTGTACCGTCCAGCTCTGCGAGTCCGAGGAGCAGTTTGCCTTCTCGGTGGTGTGGAGCGATCCAGGACTGCGAACGTACAAGTTTGCTGCTGAGGACCAGGCCAATCAGGAGAGCTGGATCAAAGCGCTGCTGTCAGCCAACCACAACTACCTGGCTCTGCTGGTGATGGACCTGGAGAAGAAGTACAGAG ATGCATTAGGCGAGTTCTCTGGTAACCCAACCAACACATTCACCATGCCAAATTTCCACACACCCGCATCAAGATATCCTGCAGCCAATCTGACCACACAAGCATTAACTCCATACACAGCACCGGCTGTGGTAGCGGGATCCAGTCCAACTCTCCTAGCTCCAACCATTTCATCCAAATCAGCCAGCAAGAGATCACCCAAACTGTGGTCCAAGAGGAATGCAAATGTAGTGCCGGTTAACACTCCTGCTCCACCCATGGGGGAGTGGtcaggggtgtgtgtgggtatcAAGGAGGAATTCAGTAAATTGCATGAGGACTTcggaaaggaaataaaggaactGATTGCTGATTGGTCAAAAAAGGGATGGGAGGGTTTAGCTGTTCAGGAAGACTTGATCGATTTTGGATTATGA